The Stappia sp. genome window below encodes:
- the pobA gene encoding 4-hydroxybenzoate 3-monooxygenase translates to MSAPMPCPAKTQVLIVGGGPSGLLLSQLLHRAGIDTVVLERRSRDYVLSRIRAGVLEQGMVDLLRRAGAAERMDREGLVHDGVEIAFEEDRLRLDLADLTGGKTVMVYGQTEVTADLYAARDAMGGVIVHEAENVALHDVDGDAPYATFEKNGETHRIACDFIAGCDGFHGVARQTIPADVLKTFELVYPFGWLGILADVPPVNDELIYACHDKGFALCSMRSQTRSRYYIQCSLEEKVEDWSDDRFWEALAAHLPADVAGKLVTGPSIEKSIAPLRSFVTEPMRHGRLFLAGDAAHIVPPTGAKGLNLAASDIHYLSTGLIDHYRGDSTGLETYSQRALARVWKAERFSWWMTTFLHRFPEKGAFGARMQRAEFDYLKSSRAAQASLAENYVGLPY, encoded by the coding sequence ATGTCCGCTCCCATGCCTTGCCCCGCGAAGACGCAGGTTCTGATCGTCGGCGGGGGCCCCTCCGGCCTGCTGCTGTCGCAGCTCCTGCACCGCGCCGGTATCGACACGGTGGTGCTGGAACGGCGCAGCCGCGACTATGTGCTGTCGCGCATTCGCGCCGGCGTCCTCGAACAGGGGATGGTCGACCTGCTGCGCCGGGCGGGCGCGGCGGAGCGCATGGACCGCGAGGGGCTGGTGCACGACGGGGTCGAGATCGCCTTCGAGGAGGACCGGCTGCGCCTCGATCTCGCCGATCTCACCGGCGGCAAGACGGTGATGGTCTACGGCCAGACCGAGGTGACGGCGGATCTCTATGCCGCGCGCGACGCGATGGGGGGCGTGATCGTGCATGAGGCGGAGAACGTCGCCCTGCACGACGTGGACGGCGACGCGCCCTATGCCACCTTCGAGAAGAACGGCGAGACGCACCGAATCGCCTGCGATTTCATCGCCGGCTGCGACGGGTTTCACGGCGTGGCCCGCCAGACGATCCCCGCCGATGTGCTCAAGACCTTCGAGCTGGTCTATCCCTTCGGCTGGCTCGGCATTCTCGCCGACGTGCCGCCGGTCAACGACGAGCTGATCTACGCCTGTCACGACAAGGGTTTCGCGCTGTGTTCCATGCGCTCGCAGACCCGCAGCCGCTATTACATCCAGTGTTCGCTGGAGGAAAAGGTCGAGGACTGGTCGGACGACCGTTTCTGGGAGGCGCTGGCCGCGCATCTGCCGGCCGATGTGGCGGGAAAGCTGGTCACCGGTCCGTCGATCGAGAAGAGCATCGCGCCCTTGCGCTCCTTCGTCACCGAGCCGATGCGCCACGGCCGGCTGTTCCTGGCCGGCGATGCCGCCCACATCGTGCCGCCGACCGGCGCCAAGGGGCTGAACCTCGCGGCCTCCGACATCCATTACCTTTCGACCGGTCTGATCGACCACTATCGGGGCGACAGCACGGGGCTCGAGACCTATTCGCAGCGCGCGCTGGCGCGGGTGTGGAAGGCGGAGCGCTTCTCCTGGTGGATGACCACCTTCCTGCACCGCTTTCCCGAAAAGGGCGCCTTCGGCGCCCGCATGCAGCGCGCGGAGTTCGACTATCTGAAGTCCTCGCGCGCCGCGCAGGCGTCTCTGGCCGAGAATTACGTCGGCCTGCCCTACTGA
- a CDS encoding MBL fold metallo-hydrolase, with product MSAHCYPVDVATKPDVTAFFDEPTNTISYVVKDPASNACAVVDSVMDIDYAAGRISFASADRIIEHIRANGLELEWLIETHVHADHLSAAPYIQEKLGGKIGIGENITVVQDTFGKVFNEGTEFQRDGSQFDRLFKDGDTYTVGKMSCFAMHTPGHTPACMTHVMGDAVFVGDTLFMPDGGTARADFPGGDAGELYRSIRKVLTLPDSFRLFMCHDYGPNGREIRWETTVAEERQHNIHARDGITEEEFVKMRTERDATLDMPKLIIPSIQVNMRAGRLPPKDDQGKTFLKVPVNEL from the coding sequence ATGAGTGCCCATTGCTACCCGGTCGACGTCGCGACCAAGCCCGACGTCACCGCCTTTTTCGACGAACCCACCAACACCATCTCCTACGTGGTGAAGGACCCCGCCTCCAACGCCTGCGCCGTCGTCGACAGCGTCATGGACATCGACTATGCGGCCGGCCGGATTTCCTTCGCCTCCGCCGACAGGATCATCGAGCACATCCGCGCCAATGGCCTTGAGCTGGAATGGCTGATCGAGACCCATGTGCACGCCGATCATCTCTCCGCCGCGCCCTACATCCAGGAGAAGCTCGGCGGCAAGATCGGCATCGGCGAGAACATCACCGTCGTGCAGGACACCTTCGGCAAGGTCTTCAACGAAGGCACCGAATTCCAGCGCGACGGGTCGCAGTTCGACCGGCTGTTCAAGGACGGCGACACCTACACCGTCGGCAAGATGAGCTGTTTCGCCATGCATACGCCGGGGCACACGCCGGCCTGCATGACGCATGTGATGGGCGATGCGGTCTTCGTCGGAGACACGCTGTTCATGCCGGACGGCGGCACCGCGCGGGCGGACTTTCCCGGCGGCGACGCGGGCGAGCTCTACCGCTCGATCCGCAAGGTGCTGACCCTGCCCGACAGTTTCCGCCTGTTCATGTGCCACGACTACGGCCCGAACGGCCGCGAGATCCGCTGGGAAACCACGGTCGCGGAGGAACGCCAGCACAATATCCACGCCCGCGACGGGATCACCGAGGAAGAATTCGTCAAGATGCGCACAGAGCGCGACGCGACGCTCGACATGCCGAAATTGATCATCCCGTCCATTCAGGTCAACATGCGCGCCGGGCGCCTGCCGCCCAAGGACGATCAGGGCAAGACCTTCCTCAAGGTGCCGGTCAACGAACTTTGA
- a CDS encoding sulfate permease, with product MKKLASYLPILDWGRSYTRDTATDDLIAALIVTIMLIPQSLAYALLAGLPPEIGLYASILPLVAYALFGTSRALAVGPVAVVSLMTASAVGELAQQGTPEYLGAAIALAFLSGLMLLVMGVFRLGFLANLLSHPVISGFITASGLIIAASQLKHLLGVPASGHNLFELVVALVAALPETNIYTLAVGVPATIFLFWVRSGLKPLMRKAGLGPRMADVIAKAGPVAAVAVTTVAAVVFSLGDKGVRLVGDIPTGLPMPTLPPVSLDLWSQLAVPALLISVIGFVESVSVAQTLAAKKRQRIVPDQELIGLGTANIASAVSGGYPVTGGFARSVVNFDAGARTPAAGAFTAVGIALATLFLTPLLANLPQATLAATIIVAVLSLVDFKALGQVWAYSKSDFAAMAGTILVTLGFGVETGVVTGVAVSVALYLYRNSRPHMAIVGIVPGTEHFRNVNRHQVITGDSVLSVRVDESLFFANSRYLEDRLLEFVAERPALKHVVLMCTAVNEIDASALESLEEINRRLSDSGVSFHLSEVKGPVMDRLEGTEFLAHLSGRVFLTQYEAFAALDPATAHIAEARKPRKATEANFWIGPQI from the coding sequence ATGAAGAAGCTCGCGTCCTACCTCCCCATTCTCGACTGGGGCCGCAGCTACACGCGCGACACGGCGACCGACGACCTGATCGCGGCGCTGATCGTCACGATCATGCTGATCCCGCAGTCGCTGGCCTATGCGCTGCTCGCGGGCCTGCCGCCGGAGATCGGGCTTTATGCCTCGATCCTGCCGCTGGTCGCCTATGCGCTGTTCGGCACCAGCCGGGCGCTGGCCGTCGGGCCGGTCGCCGTGGTCTCGCTGATGACCGCCTCGGCGGTCGGCGAACTGGCGCAGCAGGGCACGCCGGAGTATCTCGGCGCGGCCATCGCGCTCGCCTTCCTGTCCGGCCTGATGCTTCTGGTGATGGGCGTGTTCCGCCTCGGGTTTCTCGCCAATCTCCTGAGCCATCCGGTGATTTCCGGCTTCATCACGGCCTCGGGTCTGATCATCGCCGCCAGCCAGCTCAAGCATCTGCTCGGCGTGCCGGCCAGCGGTCACAACCTGTTCGAGCTGGTGGTCGCGCTGGTCGCGGCGCTGCCCGAGACCAATATCTACACGCTCGCCGTCGGCGTTCCCGCCACGATCTTCCTGTTCTGGGTGCGCAGCGGTCTGAAGCCGCTGATGCGCAAGGCCGGCCTCGGCCCGCGCATGGCCGATGTGATCGCCAAGGCCGGCCCGGTCGCGGCGGTCGCGGTCACCACCGTCGCGGCGGTGGTCTTTTCGCTGGGCGACAAGGGCGTGCGCCTCGTCGGCGACATTCCCACCGGCCTGCCGATGCCGACGCTGCCGCCGGTCAGCCTCGACCTGTGGTCGCAGCTCGCCGTGCCGGCGCTGCTGATCTCGGTGATCGGCTTCGTGGAATCGGTCTCCGTCGCCCAGACGCTCGCGGCCAAGAAGCGCCAGCGCATCGTGCCCGACCAGGAGCTGATCGGGCTCGGCACGGCCAACATCGCCTCGGCCGTCTCCGGCGGCTATCCGGTGACCGGCGGCTTCGCCCGGTCGGTGGTGAATTTCGACGCAGGTGCGCGCACGCCGGCCGCTGGGGCCTTCACCGCCGTCGGCATTGCGCTGGCGACCCTGTTCCTCACGCCGCTGCTCGCCAATCTGCCGCAGGCCACGCTGGCCGCGACCATCATCGTCGCCGTGCTGTCGCTGGTCGACTTCAAGGCGCTCGGCCAGGTCTGGGCCTATTCCAAGAGCGATTTCGCGGCCATGGCCGGCACGATCCTCGTGACGCTCGGCTTCGGCGTCGAGACCGGCGTGGTGACGGGCGTCGCCGTCTCCGTCGCGCTCTATCTCTATCGCAACTCGCGCCCGCACATGGCCATCGTCGGCATCGTGCCGGGCACGGAGCACTTCCGAAACGTCAATCGGCACCAGGTGATCACCGGCGACAGCGTGCTGTCGGTGCGCGTCGACGAAAGCCTGTTTTTCGCCAACAGCCGCTATCTGGAAGACCGGCTGCTGGAATTCGTCGCCGAACGTCCCGCACTGAAACACGTCGTTCTGATGTGCACGGCGGTGAACGAGATCGACGCCTCGGCGCTGGAAAGCCTGGAGGAGATCAACCGCCGCCTGTCGGATTCCGGCGTCAGCTTCCATCTGTCCGAGGTCAAGGGACCGGTGATGGACCGGCTGGAGGGCACGGAGTTCCTGGCGCATCTGAGCGGGCGGGTGTTCCTCACCCAATACGAGGCGTTCGCCGCGCTCGATCCCGCCACCGCGCATATCGCGGAAGCCCGCAAGCCGCGCAAGGCGACCGAAGCGAACTTCTGGATCGGCCCGCAGATCTGA
- a CDS encoding helix-turn-helix domain-containing protein, which yields MNRTSPLAPDYGLYGEPARAGFPDLVHIERLVERSGPRRWRISAHRHPALHQLFWIVDGGGVMRLGEEERALRARMLISLPAGTVHGFRFRPGTEGWVITLPDTVFEPIRAALDPGRRLAVPHLVGVDTPPPDLEALAAEHAGHARLRGEALRARLTLILVWLLRELSPTTGAADVAAAPENRLYGRFLDLLDTRRGDLRSVSDYADALAVSAPHLSRVCRREAGKPASALLRARQMLEARRLLAYTQIAVAEIAYRLGFSDPAHFSRVFSAETGLSPRAFRKGFTDKAE from the coding sequence ATGAATCGAACATCGCCCCTTGCCCCCGATTACGGATTGTATGGCGAACCGGCGCGTGCGGGTTTTCCCGATCTGGTCCATATCGAACGTCTGGTGGAGCGCAGCGGCCCCCGCCGCTGGCGCATCTCGGCGCATCGCCACCCGGCCCTGCATCAGCTCTTCTGGATCGTCGACGGCGGCGGCGTGATGCGTCTGGGCGAGGAGGAGCGCGCCTTGCGCGCGCGCATGCTGATCTCCCTGCCGGCCGGGACGGTGCACGGCTTCCGCTTTCGGCCCGGTACCGAGGGCTGGGTGATCACGCTGCCCGACACGGTGTTCGAGCCGATCCGCGCCGCGCTCGACCCGGGACGGCGGCTGGCGGTGCCGCATCTGGTGGGCGTGGACACGCCGCCCCCGGACCTGGAGGCGCTCGCCGCCGAACACGCGGGCCACGCGCGGCTGCGCGGCGAGGCGCTTCGGGCGCGGCTGACGCTGATCCTCGTCTGGCTCTTGCGCGAACTCAGCCCGACGACCGGCGCGGCGGATGTCGCCGCCGCGCCGGAAAACCGGCTCTACGGCCGCTTTCTCGATCTGCTCGACACACGGCGGGGCGACCTGAGGTCGGTGTCGGACTATGCCGACGCGCTCGCGGTGAGCGCCCCGCATCTGTCGCGCGTGTGCCGGCGCGAGGCCGGCAAGCCGGCCTCCGCGCTGCTGCGCGCGCGGCAGATGCTGGAGGCGCGCCGGCTGCTCGCCTACACCCAGATCGCCGTCGCCGAGATCGCCTATCGCCTCGGCTTTTCCGATCCGGCGCATTTCAGTCGCGTGTTTTCCGCCGAAACGGGCCTGTCGCCCCGCGCCTTCCGCAAGGGGTTCACCGACAAGGCGGAGTGA
- a CDS encoding YeeE/YedE family protein → MTEFTPVLSAAGGLLIGLASVALMAAIGRIAGISGMLGNLLPPITDGDWGWRLAFLAGMVAAPLVMLAATGQMPQIEVPVTTTMLVVGGVIAGIGVSYGSGCTSGHGVCGMARLSARSIAATLTFMATTGVTVYLVRHVFGG, encoded by the coding sequence ATGACCGAATTCACACCTGTTCTGTCCGCCGCCGGCGGACTTCTCATCGGCCTCGCCTCGGTCGCGCTGATGGCCGCGATCGGACGTATCGCCGGTATCTCCGGCATGCTGGGCAACCTGCTGCCGCCGATCACCGACGGCGACTGGGGCTGGCGGCTGGCGTTTCTCGCCGGCATGGTCGCCGCCCCGCTCGTGATGCTGGCGGCGACCGGCCAGATGCCGCAGATCGAGGTTCCGGTGACCACCACGATGCTGGTCGTCGGCGGCGTGATCGCCGGCATCGGCGTCTCCTACGGCAGCGGCTGCACGTCGGGCCACGGCGTGTGCGGCATGGCGCGGCTTTCCGCGCGCTCGATCGCCGCGACCCTCACCTTCATGGCGACGACGGGCGTCACCGTCTATCTCGTGCGCCACGTCTTCGGAGGCTGA
- a CDS encoding DUF6691 family protein — MAKIAVSFLIGIVFGIGILVSGMANPAKVLNFFDVFGTWDPSLAFVMGGALVVTAIGFRLVLAKSHPLLANGFALPSKTDLDLRLIGGAATFGVGWGLSGFCPGGAVPALGLGRAEPVIFVAALVVGMGLAKIVETARARTAAQTS, encoded by the coding sequence ATGGCCAAGATCGCGGTTTCCTTTCTCATCGGCATCGTCTTCGGCATCGGCATCCTGGTTTCGGGCATGGCCAATCCGGCGAAGGTGCTCAACTTCTTCGACGTCTTCGGCACCTGGGACCCGAGCCTCGCCTTCGTGATGGGCGGCGCGCTGGTGGTCACGGCCATCGGCTTCCGCCTCGTCCTGGCCAAGTCGCATCCGCTGCTCGCCAACGGCTTCGCCCTGCCCAGCAAGACGGATCTCGACCTGCGCCTGATCGGCGGGGCGGCGACCTTCGGCGTCGGCTGGGGCCTGTCCGGCTTCTGTCCGGGCGGCGCCGTCCCCGCGCTGGGGCTCGGTCGCGCCGAGCCGGTCATCTTCGTCGCCGCGCTCGTGGTCGGCATGGGGCTCGCCAAGATCGTCGAGACCGCCCGCGCCCGCACCGCCGCGCAAACGAGCTGA
- the pap gene encoding polyphosphate:AMP phosphotransferase → MALDVPALRVLRKRATLSFRHVVCSHKPGGAPPVFQSAALPVTLSKEDFKKLEPALRTELLAAQQKMIAGEAAALLIVIAGVDGAGKNEAIARLLEWLDVRHLACNAYDAPSEEERHRPELWRYWRDLPARGQTSIVVSSWYNAPLRDRVLGEIDETTFQTRLARINSFEQMLSNEGVLVLKFWFALRPEVQKERLAALTRKKKRARRILAEWTDIERSATAQAIFEEAAVTTSTPAAPWLVIPSEDTEARDLAFGRAIEIALSRRLARAQQASETRPPAVQRLTRRSAVEAIDLSKRLSKSDYREELEHWQAEFAHLTDKKAFRDLSLVAVFEGNDAAGKGGAIRRMVRPLDPRRYRVHRIGAPSDEEKARPYLWRFWRRLPRRGHTAVFDRSWYGRVLVERVEGFCSEADWLRAYNEINEFEAELGEADTLVVKFWLATSKEEQLARFKAREETPYKQFKITDEDWRNRLKWDDYAMAAGDMIDRTSTHYAPWELISAEDKRHARVQVLKRMCKRLKAAL, encoded by the coding sequence ATGGCGCTTGATGTCCCGGCGTTGCGCGTGCTGCGCAAACGCGCCACCCTGTCGTTTCGCCATGTCGTGTGTTCGCACAAGCCAGGAGGCGCTCCGCCCGTGTTTCAGTCGGCCGCATTGCCCGTGACCCTGTCGAAAGAGGATTTCAAGAAGCTGGAGCCGGCCCTGCGCACCGAGCTGCTCGCCGCGCAGCAGAAGATGATCGCCGGCGAGGCGGCGGCGCTGCTCATCGTGATCGCCGGCGTCGACGGCGCGGGCAAGAACGAGGCCATCGCCCGGCTGCTCGAATGGCTCGATGTGCGCCATCTGGCCTGCAACGCCTATGACGCGCCGAGCGAGGAGGAGCGCCACCGCCCGGAGCTGTGGCGCTACTGGCGCGACCTGCCGGCGCGTGGCCAGACCTCGATCGTGGTGTCCTCCTGGTACAATGCCCCCTTGCGCGACCGGGTGCTCGGCGAGATCGACGAGACGACCTTCCAGACGCGCCTCGCCCGCATCAACAGCTTCGAGCAGATGCTGTCGAACGAGGGCGTCCTGGTGCTGAAATTCTGGTTCGCGCTCCGCCCGGAGGTCCAGAAGGAACGCCTCGCGGCGCTCACCAGGAAGAAGAAGCGCGCCCGGCGCATTCTCGCCGAATGGACCGACATCGAGCGTTCCGCCACCGCCCAGGCGATCTTCGAGGAAGCGGCGGTGACCACCTCCACGCCGGCCGCGCCCTGGCTGGTGATTCCCTCGGAGGACACGGAGGCGCGCGATCTCGCCTTCGGCCGGGCCATCGAGATCGCGCTGTCGCGGCGTCTGGCGCGCGCTCAGCAGGCCTCCGAGACAAGGCCGCCGGCGGTCCAGCGGCTCACGCGCCGCAGCGCGGTCGAGGCGATCGATCTGTCGAAGCGCCTGTCGAAGTCCGACTATCGCGAGGAGCTGGAGCACTGGCAGGCGGAATTCGCGCATCTGACCGACAAGAAGGCGTTTCGCGATCTGTCGCTCGTTGCGGTCTTCGAGGGCAACGACGCGGCCGGAAAGGGCGGGGCGATCCGCCGGATGGTGCGCCCGCTCGATCCGCGCCGCTACCGGGTCCACCGCATCGGCGCGCCGAGCGACGAGGAAAAGGCCCGGCCCTATCTCTGGCGCTTCTGGCGCCGGCTGCCGCGTCGCGGCCACACGGCCGTCTTCGACCGCTCCTGGTACGGCCGGGTGCTGGTGGAACGCGTGGAGGGCTTCTGCTCCGAGGCCGACTGGCTGCGCGCCTACAACGAGATCAACGAATTCGAGGCGGAGCTGGGCGAGGCCGACACGCTGGTGGTCAAATTCTGGCTGGCGACCAGCAAGGAAGAGCAGCTCGCCCGCTTCAAGGCGCGCGAGGAAACGCCCTACAAGCAGTTCAAGATCACCGACGAGGACTGGCGCAACCGGCTGAAGTGGGACGACTACGCCATGGCCGCCGGCGACATGATCGACCGCACGTCGACCCATTACGCGCCGTGGGAGCTGATCTCGGCGGAAGACAAGCGCCACGCCCGGGTGCAGGTGCTCAAGCGCATGTGCAAGCGGCTGAAGGCGGCGCTCTGA
- a CDS encoding zeta toxin family protein, whose translation MRPSLVLLAGPNGAGKSTLYQTRVAPSFAGPFINADIIQRDELRDPSMQASYEAARIAEERRGALLEARRSFATETVFSHPSKLHIIETARERDYLVIVLHVGVESPDLSVFRVKGRTEEGGHDVPEDKVRARYARGLPLIREAVLRADRGMVFDNSRLNVPPQRMLVFAEGRLIEAAPHLPTWILTAYAADLVI comes from the coding sequence ATGAGGCCAAGCCTCGTTCTGCTGGCCGGACCGAACGGCGCCGGAAAGTCGACCCTTTACCAGACCCGCGTCGCGCCCAGCTTCGCGGGTCCTTTCATCAATGCGGACATCATCCAGCGCGACGAGTTGCGCGACCCGTCGATGCAGGCATCCTACGAGGCCGCGCGGATCGCGGAAGAGCGGCGCGGCGCGCTGCTGGAGGCACGGCGGAGCTTTGCGACCGAAACCGTCTTCTCGCACCCCTCCAAACTCCACATCATCGAAACGGCCCGGGAACGGGACTATCTCGTCATCGTCCTGCATGTGGGAGTCGAGAGTCCTGACCTGTCCGTCTTCCGGGTGAAGGGTCGCACCGAGGAGGGCGGCCACGATGTCCCCGAGGACAAGGTCCGGGCGCGCTACGCGCGCGGCCTGCCGCTGATCCGCGAGGCCGTGCTTCGGGCCGACAGAGGCATGGTCTTCGACAATTCACGTCTCAACGTTCCGCCGCAGCGGATGCTGGTCTTCGCCGAGGGGCGCCTGATCGAGGCCGCGCCGCACCTGCCGACGTGGATCCTCACGGCCTATGCCGCCGATCTGGTGATCTGA
- a CDS encoding VTT domain-containing protein codes for MTDLLNQLVAFIGENPTLANAVVFLIAMGEALFLIGMVVPSTVVLVGAGTLVGLGKLDPWPIFLWTTLGAIAGDAISYWIGAYYKDRIKSVWPFNRYRVLVERGEAYFLRHGGKSVFIGRFVPGVKAIVPGIAGMVGMNVTRFTVINVTSAIAWTIVHLGPGYVAGTAFGALGEISGRLATVLGIFLVVLFVAVMLARWLILIVLPLYAGRRTRIVRWLEARPSRAARWFARMLDPEHPRSAGMLVSATLLLVTVPLFVGLAAAISPDNGLQRADTAMRNLFLSLRTPTGDELMTFVTMLGDGIVTTVVASVTVAYLFMRRAWRRATGFLIAIAGTALFVPLFKLLMDRARPIDIYTGADALSFPSGHATLNTVLYGIIAVLVAHDRSPLVKASVFSVTVTLVGAIGFSRVYLGAHWMSDVIGGLAFGTAMVAAFAFVFGSIHNEKVGRWALAALTSVTVIVVGGAHVTRNFDAGLALYRPVAPTVTLSQAEWLARGWRDLPRHRIELNGEREEPLIVQWAGDPQALADALAPLGYQRAPAWSLATFAGFLAGQTAPEDLPALPRIQNGRAAELVLIRRDTAHPSATGAEDTPDDDTPPDGRWVLRLWPTHFRVETETGRTVPVHVGSLIHERILRPLNELSTPRADRDLPQAEENPLPGLPGTLTRQRQDGTQVVLGGTDLDKGL; via the coding sequence GTGACAGACCTCCTCAACCAGCTCGTTGCCTTCATCGGCGAGAACCCCACCCTCGCCAATGCCGTCGTGTTCCTCATCGCGATGGGCGAGGCGCTGTTCCTGATCGGCATGGTGGTGCCCTCCACCGTCGTGCTGGTGGGCGCCGGCACGCTGGTCGGCCTCGGCAAGCTCGACCCCTGGCCGATCTTCCTGTGGACCACGCTCGGCGCGATCGCCGGCGACGCGATCTCCTACTGGATCGGCGCCTATTACAAGGACCGGATCAAGTCGGTCTGGCCGTTCAACCGCTACCGGGTGCTGGTGGAGCGCGGCGAGGCCTACTTTCTGCGCCACGGCGGCAAGAGCGTGTTCATCGGCCGCTTCGTGCCCGGCGTGAAGGCCATCGTGCCCGGCATCGCCGGCATGGTCGGCATGAATGTCACCCGCTTCACGGTGATCAACGTGACCTCGGCCATCGCCTGGACCATCGTCCATCTGGGGCCGGGCTATGTGGCGGGCACGGCCTTCGGCGCGCTCGGCGAGATCAGCGGACGGCTCGCCACCGTGCTCGGCATCTTCCTGGTGGTGCTCTTCGTCGCGGTGATGCTGGCGCGCTGGCTGATCCTGATCGTCCTGCCGCTCTATGCCGGACGGCGCACCCGCATCGTGCGCTGGCTGGAGGCCCGCCCCTCCCGCGCGGCCCGCTGGTTCGCCCGCATGCTCGATCCCGAGCACCCCCGCTCGGCCGGCATGCTGGTCTCCGCCACGCTGCTGCTCGTCACCGTGCCTTTGTTCGTCGGTCTCGCGGCCGCGATCTCGCCCGACAACGGCCTGCAACGCGCCGACACGGCGATGCGCAACCTGTTCCTGAGCCTGCGCACGCCGACGGGCGACGAGCTGATGACCTTCGTCACCATGCTCGGCGACGGCATCGTCACCACCGTGGTGGCGAGCGTCACCGTGGCCTATCTCTTCATGCGCCGGGCGTGGCGGCGGGCGACCGGCTTCCTGATCGCCATCGCCGGCACCGCGCTCTTCGTGCCGCTGTTCAAGCTGTTGATGGATCGCGCAAGGCCGATCGACATCTACACCGGCGCCGACGCGCTCTCCTTCCCCAGCGGGCACGCAACGCTCAACACCGTGCTCTACGGCATCATCGCCGTGCTGGTGGCGCACGACCGCTCGCCGCTGGTCAAGGCGTCGGTCTTTTCGGTGACCGTCACGCTGGTCGGCGCCATCGGCTTTTCCCGCGTCTATCTCGGCGCGCACTGGATGAGCGACGTCATCGGCGGGCTTGCCTTCGGCACGGCGATGGTCGCCGCCTTCGCCTTCGTCTTCGGTTCGATCCACAACGAGAAGGTCGGCCGCTGGGCGCTCGCCGCGCTGACGAGCGTGACCGTCATCGTGGTCGGCGGCGCCCATGTGACGCGCAACTTCGACGCAGGCCTTGCGCTCTACCGGCCCGTCGCGCCGACGGTGACGCTGTCGCAGGCGGAGTGGCTGGCGCGCGGCTGGCGCGACCTGCCGCGCCATCGCATCGAGCTGAACGGCGAGCGGGAAGAGCCGCTGATCGTCCAGTGGGCGGGCGATCCGCAGGCGCTCGCCGACGCGCTCGCCCCGCTCGGCTATCAGCGCGCGCCCGCCTGGTCGCTCGCCACCTTCGCCGGCTTTCTGGCCGGACAGACGGCGCCGGAGGACCTGCCCGCCCTGCCGCGCATCCAGAACGGCCGCGCCGCCGAACTCGTGCTGATCCGCCGCGACACCGCCCATCCGTCGGCGACCGGGGCCGAGGACACGCCCGACGACGACACGCCGCCCGACGGGCGCTGGGTGCTGCGGCTGTGGCCGACGCATTTTCGGGTGGAAACGGAGACGGGCAGAACCGTACCCGTCCATGTGGGCTCGCTCATCCACGAGCGGATCCTGCGCCCGCTCAACGAACTGTCGACGCCGCGCGCCGATCGGGACCTGCCGCAGGCAGAGGAAAACCCGCTGCCCGGCCTGCCCGGCACGCTGACGCGCCAGCGCCAGGACGGGACCCAGGTGGTGCTAGGCGGGACGGACCTCGACAAGGGTCTCTGA
- a CDS encoding TIGR01244 family sulfur transferase → MQTAKVDDTITVAYQIRPEDVAAIRDAGFVAIVNNRPDGEAFDQPAGAEIAAAAEAAGLSYASLPIGREGIAPDLVEGLRKILDAAQGPVFAFCRTGTRSINLWALTQAGQRDPDEVIRLAAEAGYDLSGLRPVLARLAETG, encoded by the coding sequence ATGCAAACCGCCAAGGTCGACGACACGATCACCGTCGCCTACCAGATCCGGCCGGAGGACGTCGCGGCGATCCGCGACGCGGGCTTCGTCGCCATCGTCAACAACCGTCCCGACGGCGAGGCCTTCGACCAGCCGGCGGGCGCGGAGATCGCGGCGGCGGCGGAGGCGGCGGGGCTTTCCTACGCCAGCCTGCCGATCGGCCGCGAGGGGATCGCCCCCGATCTCGTCGAGGGCCTGCGCAAGATCCTCGACGCGGCGCAAGGCCCGGTCTTCGCCTTCTGCCGCACGGGCACGCGCTCCATCAACCTGTGGGCGCTGACCCAGGCCGGGCAGCGCGATCCGGACGAGGTGATCCGTCTGGCGGCCGAGGCCGGGTACGACCTCTCCGGCCTGCGCCCGGTTCTCGCCCGGCTCGCCGAAACCGGATAG